The Aureispira anguillae genome contains a region encoding:
- a CDS encoding NACHT domain-containing protein — MLNKVINQLAEDFDVFDNPDLFISEMHNYTVKLYDQFSLTKNALFTSRPIGFYETYIPLTLRSENIKINGTKVEKLLEDYDKLILMGSGGSGKTTFLQHILLDCIKKDLYVPVYIELRMFDSNGDQSFENFVATSINENLPLIKRVLEKGLFVFIFDGFDEINYMEDQKFIQQIKNFISNFSKNKFIISSRPGTNVESLSQFYVFEIEPLNTNDIRGYLEKLLLSNNLKNSIFVTLIENKFLQDYLTTPLFLQLYIKYIENNLGRNTSYTSSVFFRNVLDLLFSKHDSVTKLGYVRNRLSFLSKDELELVASMLAFRVLIKSKHMLSKDNLYNEYELIKDATDINFDNNKITYDLTVAVGILVQEGDYYSFPHVLIQEYMASLFISKLDSRRKESVYSSLLRIKHYISFSVLSFLYELDQFSFEKNYLLPLLESMATDAKEYIEPNKNHVILNFITEYYSQRGKELSINDIEDIFRNLHAKYKQVGDNLSDFFSF, encoded by the coding sequence ATGTTGAACAAGGTAATTAATCAGTTGGCTGAAGATTTTGATGTATTCGATAATCCTGATCTTTTTATTAGCGAAATGCATAATTATACAGTAAAATTGTATGATCAATTTAGCTTGACAAAGAACGCTTTATTCACTAGTAGACCAATAGGTTTTTATGAAACATATATTCCATTGACATTAAGGTCTGAAAACATTAAGATTAATGGAACTAAGGTTGAAAAACTTTTAGAAGATTATGATAAATTGATTTTAATGGGGAGTGGTGGCAGTGGAAAGACTACTTTTTTACAACACATCTTATTAGATTGTATAAAAAAAGATTTGTATGTGCCAGTGTATATAGAGTTAAGGATGTTTGATTCTAATGGTGATCAAAGTTTTGAAAATTTTGTTGCAACTTCTATCAATGAAAATCTTCCTTTAATAAAAAGGGTTTTAGAAAAAGGACTTTTTGTTTTTATTTTTGATGGGTTTGATGAAATAAATTACATGGAAGATCAAAAATTTATACAGCAAATTAAGAACTTTATTTCAAATTTTAGTAAAAATAAATTTATAATATCTTCTAGACCTGGAACTAATGTTGAGAGTTTATCTCAGTTTTATGTGTTTGAGATAGAACCTCTAAATACAAATGATATTCGAGGGTATTTAGAAAAATTATTATTATCTAATAATTTGAAAAATTCTATATTTGTAACGCTTATTGAAAATAAATTCCTGCAAGATTATTTAACAACACCTTTATTTTTACAGTTATATATCAAGTATATAGAAAACAATTTAGGAAGAAATACATCGTATACAAGTTCAGTGTTCTTTCGAAATGTTTTAGATCTACTTTTTTCTAAACATGATTCTGTTACAAAATTAGGATATGTACGGAATCGATTATCTTTTCTATCTAAAGACGAATTAGAGTTAGTTGCATCAATGTTAGCTTTTAGAGTGTTAATTAAATCTAAACACATGTTATCTAAAGATAATTTATACAATGAGTATGAATTAATTAAAGATGCTACAGATATTAATTTTGATAACAATAAGATAACATATGATTTAACAGTAGCTGTTGGAATCTTGGTTCAGGAAGGTGACTATTATTCTTTTCCTCATGTTTTAATTCAAGAATATATGGCATCTCTTTTTATTTCAAAGTTAGATAGTAGAAGAAAGGAATCAGTTTATAGTAGTTTATTAAGAATTAAACATTATATAAGTTTTAGTGTATTATCTTTTTTATACGAATTAGATCAATTTTCTTTTGAAAAGAATTATTTATTGCCTTTATTGGAAAGTATGGCTACAGATGCGAAAGAGTATATAGAACCTAATAAGAATCATGTTATTCTGAATTTTATAACTGAATATTATTCTCAAAGGGGGAAGGAATTATCAATTAATGATATAGAAGATATTTTTAGAAATCTCCATGCAAAATATAAACAAGTAGGGGATAATTTAAGTGATTTTTTCTCTTTTTAG
- a CDS encoding pentapeptide repeat-containing protein, translating to MRNLIKKIRKMEIGKFIKIVGFIFLILGIGVVFFHKYPNDWPYCHLIKNFYANVSIEFMSIAITILLINYLYEEKEKSNSKKRLIRELGSEEKGMTSRALKELKENGWLRDGSLKNADLSNANLSGLDFSGAILENVNFKDAILDNIILKGATIKKSNFSNTKLSKAIFESAKLFDSEFHTAELSKAIWDGARIKECDFMHATLELSEWRGASTSECKFEDANLKFSDFKRAVFINCILLRANFQSVNVEDAKFERCDLKSLQNWAEIENRKETTFKAPKNPPSGFCK from the coding sequence GTGAGAAATCTAATTAAAAAGATTAGAAAAATGGAGATAGGGAAATTTATAAAAATAGTTGGATTTATATTTCTAATATTAGGGATTGGGGTTGTTTTTTTTCATAAATACCCAAATGATTGGCCTTATTGCCACTTAATTAAAAACTTTTATGCAAATGTTAGTATAGAATTTATGAGCATTGCAATTACTATCTTATTAATTAATTACTTGTATGAAGAAAAGGAAAAATCTAATTCAAAAAAGAGGTTAATCAGAGAATTAGGAAGTGAGGAGAAAGGTATGACATCAAGAGCATTAAAGGAGTTAAAAGAAAATGGATGGCTAAGGGATGGTAGTTTGAAAAATGCTGATTTGTCAAATGCTAATCTTTCAGGACTTGATTTTTCTGGTGCGATATTAGAAAATGTAAATTTTAAAGATGCTATACTTGATAATATTATTTTAAAAGGAGCTACAATAAAAAAATCGAATTTTTCAAATACGAAGTTGTCCAAGGCAATTTTTGAAAGTGCTAAATTGTTTGATTCTGAGTTTCATACGGCAGAATTGTCCAAGGCAATTTGGGATGGTGCAAGAATAAAAGAGTGTGATTTCATGCATGCTACATTAGAGCTCTCAGAATGGAGGGGGGCAAGTACTAGTGAATGTAAATTCGAAGATGCGAATTTAAAATTTTCAGATTTTAAAAGAGCAGTATTTATTAATTGTATATTGTTGAGAGCTAATTTCCAAAGTGTAAATGTAGAAGATGCAAAATTTGAAAGATGTGATCTAAAGTCTTTACAAAACTGGGCTGAGATAGAAAATAGAAAGGAAACAACATTTAAAGCACCCAAAAACCCACCTAGTGGTTTTTGTAAATAA
- a CDS encoding glycoside hydrolase family 19 protein produces the protein MKLKFYDGLSEHKRLLLGTALLFGCIVLIDVFMRSYRVNGIIKSCSLAFGPLDEVQKDSIRLIVRAFDKYGDKDLNKLAYILATARYESNFRPIEERRAAPSQTEVYNRQNRYWGTGYWGRGFVQLTHQKNYRKMSDFLGVDLVKNPSLALDPNNAAKILVYGMLNGLFTRQRLSQYINGSIVDFYQARKTVNGLDRAGRVAGYAEKI, from the coding sequence ATGAAATTGAAATTCTACGATGGATTAAGCGAGCATAAAAGGTTGTTGCTGGGAACAGCGCTGCTTTTTGGTTGCATCGTCTTAATAGATGTATTTATGCGCTCTTATCGGGTAAATGGGATTATTAAATCTTGCTCTTTGGCGTTTGGTCCACTAGACGAAGTGCAGAAAGATTCAATTCGATTAATTGTGCGAGCGTTTGATAAGTATGGAGATAAAGACTTGAATAAATTAGCGTATATCTTGGCAACAGCTCGGTATGAAAGCAACTTTCGCCCGATAGAAGAAAGGAGAGCAGCTCCTAGCCAAACAGAGGTATACAACCGCCAAAATAGATATTGGGGTACGGGGTACTGGGGACGGGGTTTTGTCCAGCTCACCCACCAAAAGAATTATCGTAAAATGTCGGACTTTTTAGGCGTTGATTTGGTCAAAAATCCATCGTTGGCGCTTGATCCGAATAACGCTGCTAAAATTCTAGTATATGGAATGCTAAACGGCTTGTTTACTCGTCAACGATTGAGCCAGTATATCAATGGCTCCATCGTTGATTTTTATCAGGCTCGTAAAACCGTTAATGGCTTGGATCGGGCTGGTAGGGTGGCTGGGTATGCTGAGAAAATATAG
- a CDS encoding peptidoglycan recognition protein family protein, with amino-acid sequence MDRYLKQIKQHKKACIGVLILLFIVLLIALKSRNIRIIDQYSTLMRSSSKKYPTRTLAIINKIVVHHSASIGQYAADYARYHVQSKGWAGIGYHFVIEKNGDIIQGNPLRNVSNNVAGENRRSIGICLSGDFTKEQPSSQQLKSLAQLIKYLRKELPQSLEVYGHRDFGQTSCPGHQLAKHLYKFKLA; translated from the coding sequence ATGGATCGTTACTTAAAGCAGATCAAGCAACATAAAAAGGCTTGTATCGGAGTATTGATCCTGCTGTTTATTGTGCTGTTGATAGCCTTAAAAAGCAGAAACATAAGGATAATAGACCAGTATAGCACCTTAATGCGTTCTAGTAGCAAAAAATACCCTACTAGGACGCTTGCTATTATCAATAAAATTGTAGTGCATCACTCTGCTAGTATAGGACAGTATGCAGCCGATTACGCCCGTTATCACGTACAATCAAAAGGATGGGCAGGCATTGGGTACCATTTTGTCATTGAGAAAAACGGTGACATTATCCAAGGGAATCCGCTAAGAAATGTGAGTAATAATGTGGCAGGAGAGAATAGGCGAAGTATAGGAATCTGTTTAAGTGGTGACTTTACGAAAGAGCAGCCCAGCTCGCAGCAATTAAAAAGCCTAGCACAATTAATCAAATACTTAAGAAAGGAATTGCCCCAAAGCTTAGAAGTATACGGGCATAGAGACTTTGGGCAGACTTCATGCCCAGGCCATCAATTAGCCAAACACCTCTATAAATTTAAGTTAGCATGA
- a CDS encoding peptidoglycan-binding domain-containing protein encodes MKKTLETHKKPLLMGFLLIALVLTYFNRDKLIQFFEQAKQPPVSPSKASNSTTAQLSSTASNDTLLSKGSEGEKVKELQRLLNVKHGNNKPQLLPFLVEDGKFGAKTEAMLKKWTGKTSISIQELIKALK; translated from the coding sequence ATGAAAAAGACGCTAGAAACCCATAAGAAACCCCTATTAATGGGGTTTCTATTGATTGCCTTAGTGCTGACCTATTTTAATCGAGATAAATTGATCCAGTTCTTTGAGCAAGCGAAACAACCACCTGTAAGCCCTTCTAAGGCATCGAATAGCACAACAGCGCAGCTTTCCTCAACGGCAAGCAATGATACCCTTCTGAGCAAAGGAAGTGAAGGAGAGAAGGTAAAAGAGCTGCAACGTTTATTGAATGTCAAACACGGCAACAATAAGCCCCAACTGCTGCCCTTTTTGGTAGAAGATGGCAAGTTTGGGGCAAAAACAGAAGCCATGCTGAAGAAGTGGACAGGAAAAACCTCAATCTCGATTCAAGAACTGATTAAAGCCCTGAAATAA
- a CDS encoding N-acetylmuramoyl-L-alanine amidase → MIVIISNGHGGLIGGKYQTRGKRFTFSDGTTIYEGEFNRAIKNRVQERLTEKGIPFYDLVPEQKDINRKTRVARANHIYRRERRKVFLIEIHSNAGGGEGSEVFVSRGASTKSKALANWTATLYNKHFPESIFRGVKRKDWDVVALTYCPAILLEMFFMDNEQECKKYLLTKEGRDRIAAYVVDIIENFIKYHS, encoded by the coding sequence ATGATCGTTATAATATCGAATGGTCATGGTGGCTTGATTGGTGGGAAATACCAAACAAGGGGTAAACGATTCACTTTTTCAGATGGGACGACCATCTATGAAGGAGAATTTAACCGAGCCATCAAGAATCGAGTTCAGGAGCGATTGACCGAAAAAGGAATACCATTTTACGATTTAGTGCCAGAGCAAAAGGACATCAACCGCAAAACACGAGTAGCACGGGCAAATCACATCTATAGACGAGAGCGCCGTAAGGTGTTCTTAATCGAAATCCATTCCAATGCAGGAGGGGGCGAAGGTTCTGAAGTATTTGTATCAAGAGGGGCAAGCACGAAAAGCAAAGCGTTGGCAAATTGGACAGCAACACTCTATAACAAGCATTTTCCAGAGAGCATTTTTCGAGGGGTAAAGCGAAAAGATTGGGACGTAGTAGCGTTGACCTATTGCCCTGCTATCTTATTGGAAATGTTTTTCATGGACAATGAGCAGGAATGTAAAAAATATCTATTGACCAAAGAGGGCAGAGATCGAATAGCAGCCTATGTCGTGGATATTATTGAGAACTTTATCAAATATCATTCATGA
- a CDS encoding LPD1 domain-containing protein encodes MKIIDTLRPEGGSKAEQWWKCQGFAAIYKEFRQGAISDDLKKIKDVRDVSEVFRLKGYQFGNWVTHEDRFNYLAALAVCLYDLNRVLRFKGNNLGLDKHLGVAFGARGQKGALAHYEPSTNIINMTRYKEAHRFIKPMSKPTRFVHSGGVGSFAHEYGHFLDYFFGSRIETNKIYALSNGRSTDPRRIQYDSKKYPMRYLMESILEKAYWNSKKQLDSAYVKRIREAIPERYLDYFLRRNEIFARLFEQYISYKLKELKIQNVFLTKTKYHSVQYMTPTELKAVVPLFDKLLIQMRKHF; translated from the coding sequence ATGAAAATTATAGATACCTTACGCCCAGAGGGAGGATCAAAAGCAGAGCAATGGTGGAAGTGTCAAGGATTTGCAGCGATTTACAAAGAGTTCAGACAAGGAGCGATAAGCGATGATCTAAAAAAGATCAAAGACGTTCGAGATGTTTCTGAAGTATTCCGCCTGAAAGGCTATCAATTTGGCAACTGGGTGACGCATGAAGACCGTTTCAATTATTTAGCAGCACTAGCCGTTTGTCTTTACGACTTAAACCGTGTTTTACGCTTTAAAGGCAATAATTTAGGCTTAGACAAGCATTTAGGGGTAGCCTTTGGAGCAAGAGGACAAAAAGGAGCATTGGCACATTATGAGCCATCAACGAACATTATCAACATGACTCGTTACAAAGAAGCGCACCGATTTATTAAACCAATGAGCAAACCAACTCGTTTTGTTCATTCAGGTGGGGTAGGTTCCTTTGCGCATGAATACGGCCATTTCTTGGATTATTTCTTTGGATCAAGGATAGAAACGAATAAAATCTATGCTTTGTCTAATGGGCGCTCAACAGACCCTAGGCGCATTCAGTACGATTCTAAAAAATACCCGATGCGCTATTTGATGGAATCCATCTTAGAAAAAGCCTATTGGAATAGCAAGAAGCAATTAGATTCAGCTTATGTAAAGCGAATTAGAGAGGCTATACCAGAACGTTACTTGGATTATTTTCTAAGAAGAAATGAAATCTTTGCTCGACTATTTGAGCAGTATATCTCCTATAAGCTAAAGGAGCTGAAGATACAAAATGTGTTTTTAACAAAAACCAAGTATCACTCAGTACAATACATGACCCCAACAGAACTAAAGGCAGTAGTACCACTATTTGATAAACTACTGATCCAAATGCGCAAACATTTCTAA
- a CDS encoding nucleoside triphosphate pyrophosphohydrolase family protein — translation MEDKSLKDAIEEDFKKLGFEPKGACFEFKTNGIIITIDEQREVSAYVEIEKEPINLIADTIGELEDWLEFIELNNTNKSKGMDYNKLSKEIHEAQKEAGWYDNYRSDKTLLLLIKSELFEAFEAYRKGEAYIPLDSYYLETLLGIGVEGHFASEFKATIKDSFADELADIMIRVLDFAGYKGIEIIMKYGETKIYYPDVLDDIVNMDKYLTALYDRFVSEDDIFNLICKVKDMASKYEIDLERHILLKLAYNKTRGKRHGNKVL, via the coding sequence ATGGAAGATAAAAGTTTAAAAGATGCTATTGAGGAAGATTTTAAAAAGTTAGGTTTTGAACCCAAAGGAGCCTGTTTTGAGTTTAAAACAAATGGCATTATTATTACAATTGACGAACAAAGAGAAGTAAGCGCCTATGTAGAAATTGAAAAAGAGCCTATTAATTTGATAGCAGATACAATAGGCGAATTAGAGGACTGGCTAGAATTTATAGAACTAAATAATACAAACAAATCTAAAGGAATGGACTATAATAAATTATCAAAAGAAATCCACGAAGCTCAAAAGGAAGCAGGGTGGTATGACAACTATAGAAGCGATAAAACACTTTTGCTCTTGATAAAGTCAGAATTATTTGAAGCCTTTGAAGCGTATCGAAAAGGAGAGGCGTATATTCCTTTAGATTCATATTATTTAGAAACCTTGTTGGGTATAGGGGTAGAAGGACATTTTGCAAGTGAATTTAAAGCTACGATAAAAGATAGTTTTGCGGATGAATTAGCCGATATAATGATTCGAGTATTAGATTTTGCAGGCTATAAAGGGATTGAAATAATAATGAAATATGGAGAAACAAAAATCTATTACCCTGATGTACTAGATGATATAGTAAATATGGATAAGTACTTAACAGCACTTTATGATCGTTTTGTTTCAGAAGATGATATTTTCAATTTAATCTGTAAGGTTAAGGATATGGCAAGTAAATATGAAATAGACCTAGAACGGCACATTTTATTAAAATTAGCTTACAATAAAACAAGGGGTAAGCGTCATGGTAATAAAGTCCTCTAG
- a CDS encoding virulence-associated E family protein, producing the protein MEALKKLLKEFSEEVAGETRDYIEEVSKLVPTNSAPGVFDQVFKKWVVASIANLYETDKNTNPNCLVLCGGQGMNKTSFFTSLFSPEYIFIGHIDLKNKDSRMRLSDTFIIVLDEQFSILDKEKDWESLKSAITMPRVKARWHYEKSSKVYSRIANFCGTTNRIEVLKGITNNRRFVPFQLTEPIDINSLEQIAIRKMWGQAYHLYQSGFEYKLRNGE; encoded by the coding sequence ATGGAAGCATTAAAAAAATTATTAAAGGAATTCTCTGAAGAAGTAGCAGGAGAAACAAGAGATTATATAGAAGAAGTTTCAAAACTAGTACCGACCAATTCCGCCCCAGGAGTATTTGACCAGGTGTTTAAAAAGTGGGTGGTAGCATCAATAGCAAATCTATACGAAACGGATAAGAATACAAATCCTAATTGCTTGGTTTTGTGTGGCGGTCAGGGAATGAATAAAACAAGCTTTTTTACCTCCTTGTTTAGTCCTGAATACATATTCATAGGGCATATTGATCTGAAAAATAAAGATAGTAGAATGAGGCTATCAGATACTTTTATTATCGTGTTGGACGAACAATTTAGCATACTAGATAAGGAGAAAGATTGGGAGTCCTTAAAAAGTGCGATCACAATGCCAAGAGTGAAGGCAAGATGGCATTATGAAAAATCTAGTAAGGTATATTCAAGAATAGCGAACTTTTGTGGCACAACAAATCGAATAGAGGTACTGAAAGGCATTACAAACAACCGCCGTTTTGTTCCTTTTCAATTGACAGAACCAATTGATATAAATAGTTTGGAACAAATAGCCATACGCAAAATGTGGGGACAGGCGTATCACTTGTATCAATCAGGTTTTGAATATAAGTTGAGAAATGGAGAGTAG
- a CDS encoding VapE domain-containing protein, translating to MNVTLLNGLYKTQKGHYELSEIINQIKKGVYTPSVVACRNALNFKGKRAYQKLKVGLACFTPSGKFGQAWTTKDGERKPIPPTKRHLLEYNGIVVLDYDGLKNEELMFLASDVKSCPYTYACFFSPSNAGYKVFVKTTNSDAQKHSNAFQAVRAYYQELTGIEDDKSSSNFNRLCFVSVDSQLYHNEASKAFEVQQTLFEEKKKESTPRQVIAQEVDLDDITKAIKRIESNGYSFVDGQRHEFRKQFSIECVKFGIPKEDCLYFVEANLVTVDTNLKKAFDVVEWAYTNIKEVGIYATWKKENGKTGGKSKPKKKEYKPELYQAKETEKRTISIPELDDSEIEGLDKKIKEAIWYQKEVEATLKKYMDFRINILKDREEYKMKEDKKYKAIDKVEYNEIVRSLMFHGVKCTPNKLESIILSHFSKQVHPLKEMFEGWGNSLGNDKTDYIAQVAKFVKTDAPKNLFLTIFKKWLVASVANVFVEEQCTNHHCIILCGNQGTNKTTFFTSLFSSEYIFTGHIDLKNKDSMIMLSDTFIVLLDEQFSVLDKEKDWESLKSAITMPRIKARWVYAKHSKLRPRIANFCGTANRIEILQDDTGNRRFVPFQLTEPININGLKKIDIRKMWGQAYQLYQSNWFYLPNAKEKSQIDKYQQGFKKLNNEHYLIMDMFEPSQGEEMELWSSKEIWNKLDKDYNIGREVSIAKVGRAMNFLSFIQKTVVRPSDNKRGRYWLVKRL from the coding sequence ATGAATGTTACCTTATTAAATGGGCTATACAAAACACAGAAAGGACATTATGAGCTGTCAGAAATTATCAATCAGATAAAGAAAGGTGTGTACACTCCAAGCGTTGTAGCCTGTAGAAATGCTCTAAATTTTAAAGGGAAGCGAGCCTATCAAAAATTAAAAGTAGGACTGGCTTGTTTTACACCATCAGGGAAATTTGGACAAGCATGGACGACAAAAGATGGAGAGCGCAAACCGATACCACCAACGAAGCGCCATTTGTTAGAATACAATGGAATAGTAGTACTGGACTATGATGGTTTAAAGAATGAAGAATTAATGTTTTTAGCCTCGGACGTAAAGTCCTGCCCTTATACTTATGCTTGCTTTTTTTCGCCTTCTAATGCAGGATATAAAGTGTTCGTTAAAACGACGAATAGTGATGCACAAAAGCATAGCAACGCATTTCAAGCCGTAAGGGCTTATTATCAAGAATTGACAGGAATAGAGGACGATAAATCAAGTAGTAATTTTAATAGATTGTGCTTTGTTTCTGTTGATTCTCAATTGTATCACAATGAAGCGAGCAAAGCTTTTGAGGTGCAACAAACCTTATTTGAAGAAAAGAAGAAAGAATCAACGCCTAGGCAAGTGATTGCACAAGAGGTAGATTTAGACGATATAACAAAGGCAATAAAACGAATAGAATCGAATGGATATAGTTTTGTAGATGGTCAACGGCATGAGTTCAGAAAGCAATTTAGTATAGAGTGCGTAAAATTTGGCATTCCCAAAGAAGACTGCCTCTATTTTGTAGAAGCAAATTTGGTTACAGTAGATACCAATCTGAAGAAAGCTTTTGATGTTGTAGAATGGGCGTATACAAATATAAAAGAAGTAGGCATCTATGCGACATGGAAAAAAGAGAACGGGAAGACAGGAGGAAAAAGTAAGCCGAAAAAGAAAGAGTATAAGCCAGAGTTATATCAAGCAAAGGAAACAGAAAAGCGAACCATATCCATACCTGAATTGGATGATAGTGAAATAGAGGGACTAGATAAAAAGATAAAGGAAGCGATATGGTATCAAAAAGAAGTAGAAGCAACCTTAAAAAAGTATATGGATTTTAGAATCAATATACTGAAGGATAGAGAAGAATACAAGATGAAGGAGGACAAGAAGTACAAAGCAATAGATAAAGTAGAATACAATGAGATCGTACGCTCTCTAATGTTTCATGGAGTAAAATGTACACCTAACAAATTGGAAAGTATTATCCTATCTCATTTTTCAAAACAAGTACATCCCTTAAAGGAAATGTTTGAAGGTTGGGGCAATAGTTTAGGAAATGATAAAACGGACTATATAGCCCAAGTAGCTAAGTTTGTGAAAACAGATGCACCCAAAAATCTATTCCTAACGATTTTTAAAAAGTGGTTGGTAGCATCTGTAGCCAATGTTTTTGTAGAGGAACAATGCACGAATCATCATTGTATAATCCTATGTGGGAATCAAGGAACGAACAAAACAACCTTCTTTACGTCCTTGTTTAGTTCTGAATACATATTCACAGGTCATATAGACCTGAAAAACAAAGATAGTATGATAATGCTATCGGATACTTTTATAGTGCTGTTGGATGAGCAATTTAGTGTACTGGATAAAGAGAAGGATTGGGAGTCGCTAAAGAGTGCGATAACGATGCCCCGAATAAAGGCCCGTTGGGTTTATGCAAAGCATAGCAAGTTACGGCCACGGATTGCCAATTTCTGCGGTACGGCCAATCGAATAGAAATTTTACAAGATGATACAGGCAACCGCCGTTTTGTCCCTTTTCAGTTAACAGAGCCAATCAATATAAATGGCTTGAAAAAGATAGATATACGGAAAATGTGGGGGCAAGCCTATCAACTATACCAATCGAATTGGTTCTATCTGCCTAATGCAAAAGAGAAAAGCCAAATAGATAAATATCAACAGGGTTTTAAGAAGCTGAATAATGAGCATTATTTAATCATGGATATGTTTGAGCCATCGCAGGGGGAAGAAATGGAGCTATGGTCGAGCAAAGAGATTTGGAATAAGTTAGATAAGGATTATAACATAGGTAGAGAAGTGAGCATAGCAAAAGTGGGTAGAGCTATGAATTTTCTATCCTTTATTCAAAAAACAGTAGTGCGCCCTTCAGATAATAAAAGGGGTCGATACTGGCTAGTAAAACGCTTATAA
- a CDS encoding helix-turn-helix domain-containing protein, whose translation MAINERLKQILFELDKNAKELANELKVTPTTISKTLKGDTLPSSKLLIPLGEKLGISIDWLLFGKRDMFIDGHAQDYHTPINDPNSNKSKSKCINQIDKERIRHLEQQIKLLTLSIEDKNKRIEDKEELIKLLKNSKNN comes from the coding sequence ATGGCTATAAACGAAAGACTTAAACAAATTCTTTTTGAATTAGATAAAAATGCAAAAGAATTAGCAAATGAATTAAAAGTAACCCCTACAACCATCTCCAAAACACTAAAAGGAGATACCCTACCTAGTTCTAAGTTATTAATTCCTTTAGGTGAAAAATTAGGCATCAGTATAGATTGGCTGTTATTTGGAAAAAGAGATATGTTTATAGATGGACATGCTCAGGATTATCACACACCAATAAACGATCCTAACAGCAACAAGAGCAAAAGTAAATGTATCAACCAAATCGACAAGGAGAGAATTAGGCATTTAGAGCAGCAAATTAAACTACTTACCCTTTCTATTGAAGATAAAAATAAAAGAATCGAAGATAAAGAAGAACTAATAAAGCTCCTGAAAAACTCAAAAAACAACTAG
- a CDS encoding tyrosine-type recombinase/integrase, with product MIKKSTPKIYTGKNSLSIRWFVYYLDEKGKRIKKYGDINKYSTLKGRKAAAQRLVDEILQVHLKKSNKSLSQKIYDELENRKPTWRPKTYQCKKSKIDIFLKWMQRKKWTEDNVYQFFFEYLTKEKRVAPTTYNDYIRCITQALGWCDQQQLMEAIEKRKASPTPAAYFTQSQRTFLSNAIKNSNPNLWFFVQFVYYCFLRPRAELRLLKVGDVILEEQKILVPANIAKNKKQQYVAIPNAFFPTVEKKIRNRNPNEYLFPGNHYLSPTGMNTFGRQHRELLKELGFDTSRYKLYSWKHTGAVAAVKAGIHIKQLQIQLRHHSLDQVDEYLRQLGVSDLGDLRDNFPCI from the coding sequence ATGATAAAAAAAAGTACGCCTAAGATATATACAGGCAAAAATTCTCTCTCTATCCGCTGGTTTGTTTACTACTTAGATGAAAAGGGCAAACGAATCAAAAAATACGGTGACATCAACAAATATTCTACCCTAAAAGGGCGAAAAGCAGCTGCGCAGCGCCTAGTTGATGAAATTCTACAAGTACACCTTAAAAAGTCCAATAAGAGCCTCTCACAAAAGATTTATGACGAACTAGAAAACAGGAAACCTACTTGGCGACCTAAAACCTACCAATGTAAAAAATCCAAGATTGATATTTTTCTAAAATGGATGCAGCGCAAAAAATGGACGGAAGACAATGTTTATCAATTTTTCTTTGAATACCTTACCAAAGAAAAGAGAGTAGCTCCAACGACTTATAATGATTATATCCGTTGCATTACTCAAGCACTTGGCTGGTGCGATCAACAGCAGCTCATGGAAGCCATTGAAAAACGAAAAGCTTCACCGACTCCAGCGGCATACTTTACCCAGAGCCAAAGAACATTTCTTAGCAATGCCATAAAAAATAGTAATCCTAATTTGTGGTTTTTTGTGCAGTTTGTGTATTACTGCTTTCTTCGACCTCGTGCGGAGCTGCGTTTGCTCAAGGTCGGGGACGTGATTTTGGAAGAACAAAAGATCTTAGTTCCTGCCAATATTGCCAAGAATAAAAAACAACAGTATGTGGCCATCCCAAACGCTTTCTTTCCTACGGTTGAGAAAAAGATAAGGAATCGAAACCCAAACGAATATTTGTTTCCTGGTAATCATTATTTGTCTCCTACTGGTATGAATACTTTTGGACGGCAACACAGAGAGTTGTTAAAAGAATTGGGTTTTGATACAAGCCGCTATAAGTTGTATTCTTGGAAACATACGGGAGCTGTTGCTGCGGTCAAGGCTGGTATTCATATTAAGCAACTGCAAATTCAATTGCGCCATCATTCATTGGATCAGGTGGACGAATACTTGAGACAATTGGGCGTTTCTGATTTGGGGGATTTACGAGATAATTTTCCTTGTATTTAG